The DNA sequence CTGTACCCCCGCATTGGCAAACACAACACCCGTAAAATTGCTGGTAAAAGTGGAGACATTAGACCAAAACCACATTAAGCTCCATTTAGCTAACTTGTTACAAGAGACAACGGTAATTAGACTACAGGATTTTGAAGGCACCACCTACTTCCTTCAGACCATCAACGACCACAATGGCTATGCCGCCAGCATCAACCTGGAAGCTTTACCCGAAGGCCGCTATATCCTTCGCATCACTGGAAAAGAAAGTCAGATTGATCAAGTTGTGTTCAAAGGGGACAACACCCTTTTTGTGAGCCAACCAAAAGTATCGAAATAATGACCCCAGGGGATTTGGAATCATTTTCAAGTCCCCTTTATTAGACTTGCTCTTACGCTGGCGAAAGAAATCGCAACGCATTAGGCAAGAGCGTAATCGTTGCGGGGCACGCTCCCAGAAATTCGCCATCAGCTTCTATTAGCAATTCATCCCCATCCTCTGCCACCACTGCCATCGTTTCGCAATGGGTGAGGTGAGCTTTATGGTAGCTCGCAATCCGCCCTTTGTAAAAGCGAAAAGAATTTAACACCACTGCCAACTTACTAACTTTCCCTACCCAGGTCAGCGCAAAGGTTTCTCCCTGGCTACTCGCATGCGGAACCAGTTGCATCCCTCCCCCTGAAAATTTTCCTATTCCGGCATTGATGGTATAAAAAGCAGCTTTGTACTGATGTTGCTCATTGTATTTAATAATTCCTTTTTGAGGCTGGTACATGAATAAACACCGAAAAGTAGCCCAGAAGTAGAATAATTTTCCTGGCAACAGACTTTTTTTACCCGCCATGTAGCGCACCACAAAAGCATCGTACGCCAAGCCAGCCACATTCATAAAACAGCGTACCTCAAGGCCCGTATCCGATTGATAGCTTATTTTGCCCAAGTTTTGGTAAGCGGGTACTGCGGTAAGAAAATACGAGCGCCACCGCTGCCAGCTTTTAGGAATTTCGTGCGATTTTATCCAATCATTTCCAGTACCCAAAGGCAACAAAGCAAAGGTAATCTCTCGGGTTGGCACCTTTTTTTGCAAAACAATACCATTGACCACCTGATGCGCAATACCATCTCCGCCGACGGCCATGATGTGGCGAATACCTTCGGCCACGGCTTCCGCCACAATCGCCGTAGCGTCGCCACGATGCCTACTGATAACAATTTTAGTATCGGCCAACAAATCGGTCAGTTTGGTTTGCACAGCTGGCCACCACTGCCCCAAATTCCCATTATTGGCCTGGGGGTTGACGATAACTAACCAGCGAGCGGTCAGATGTGATCTCTTAGTATTTTGTATCATTGTGGCAGCATAAAATAATTTCCAATATCCATATTCCGATCAGTAGTGACAAATATCCTGGAAATAAAAGAGGTCATTAAGGCCTACGGCAGCAAAATAGCAGTAGATCGGGTGTCTTTAACGGTACCCAAAGGAACTATTTTTGGACTATTGGGCCCCAACGGTGCAGGGAAAACCTCCCTGATCCGTATGATCACGACCATCACCCGCCCCGACGAAGGGGAAATCATTTTGAACGGCGAGCCTTTAAATGCCGATCATCCTCGTCAGATTGGTTATTTACCCGAAGAACGGGGGCTTTACAAGAAAATGAAAGTAGGTGAACATCTCCTGTATTTAGCTCAATTGAAAGGCCTAACCGCTGCTACTGCCAGGCAAGCTTCTCAACACTGGTTGGAAAAATTAGGCATGAGCGAACGTTGGAACCAGCCCGTAGAAGCGCTCTCCAAAGGCCTTCAACAGCAAGTACAGTTTATCGCAACGGTGATTCACCAACCCAAACTATTGATCCTCGACGAGCCTTTTTCCGGGCTTGACCCCGTAAATACCAATCGGCTTAAAAAAGAAATCCGCTTGCTCAATGAACAAGGGACCAGCATCATTTTCTCTACCCACCGCATGGAGCAAGTAGAGGAAATTTGCGAAGACATCATGCTGATCAATGCTGGCAAGAATGTCCTACAAGGTGCCGTCAGTGAGATCAGGGAACGTTACAAACAATACCATTTTCAATTGCACTACCAGGGAGAACTACCTGCTACTTTCGCCCAACATTTTTCGGTGCTGGAACAAGGTAAACAATCCCTCACTTTTGCTGGTCAGGAAAATGAAACCGTCAACAGCATCCTGCAACAGCTTTTACAACTGGGGGTTCAGATTCGCTCTTTTACCGAGGTGCTGCCTAGTTTGAATGATATTTTTATTCGTACGG is a window from the Lewinella sp. LCG006 genome containing:
- a CDS encoding ABC transporter ATP-binding protein, translated to MTNILEIKEVIKAYGSKIAVDRVSLTVPKGTIFGLLGPNGAGKTSLIRMITTITRPDEGEIILNGEPLNADHPRQIGYLPEERGLYKKMKVGEHLLYLAQLKGLTAATARQASQHWLEKLGMSERWNQPVEALSKGLQQQVQFIATVIHQPKLLILDEPFSGLDPVNTNRLKKEIRLLNEQGTSIIFSTHRMEQVEEICEDIMLINAGKNVLQGAVSEIRERYKQYHFQLHYQGELPATFAQHFSVLEQGKQSLTFAGQENETVNSILQQLLQLGVQIRSFTEVLPSLNDIFIRTVGAAAPAS
- a CDS encoding diacylglycerol kinase family protein; the protein is MIQNTKRSHLTARWLVIVNPQANNGNLGQWWPAVQTKLTDLLADTKIVISRHRGDATAIVAEAVAEGIRHIMAVGGDGIAHQVVNGIVLQKKVPTREITFALLPLGTGNDWIKSHEIPKSWQRWRSYFLTAVPAYQNLGKISYQSDTGLEVRCFMNVAGLAYDAFVVRYMAGKKSLLPGKLFYFWATFRCLFMYQPQKGIIKYNEQHQYKAAFYTINAGIGKFSGGGMQLVPHASSQGETFALTWVGKVSKLAVVLNSFRFYKGRIASYHKAHLTHCETMAVVAEDGDELLIEADGEFLGACPATITLLPNALRFLSPA